Proteins encoded in a region of the Phaenicophaeus curvirostris isolate KB17595 chromosome 20, BPBGC_Pcur_1.0, whole genome shotgun sequence genome:
- the TMEM141 gene encoding transmembrane protein 141 isoform X3, with amino-acid sequence MVKLGLRRVEESVAERHPALQQYAACQSYAFMKGIGAFLAGSGATFVALQLVRRRLPSSLQWSVLLAAAAGSLTSYVVTRAETQKCSDFWIYLEKGKSPQDLAMAERVSKPTGEGTWERWDPALR; translated from the exons ATGGTGAAACTGGGGCTGCGGCGGGTGGAGGAGAGCGTGGCGGAGAGGCACCCC GCGCTGCAGCAGTACGCGGCCTGCCAGTCCTACGCCTTCATGAAGGGCATCGGCGCCTTCCTGGCAG GCAGCGGAGCCACCTTCGTCGCGCTGCAGCTGGTGAGGAGACGGCTGCCCTCCAGCCTGCAGTGGAGCGTGCTGCTGGCCGCCG CTGCAGGGTCCCTCACCAGCTATGTGGTAACTAGAGCTGAGACGCAGAAATGCTCCGACTTCTGGATTtacctggagaagggcaagtcCCCACAGGACCTTGCCATGGCTGAGAGGGTGTCTAAGCCCACAG GTGAGGGCACTTGGGAAAGGTGGGATCCTGCCCTGAGATAA
- the TMEM141 gene encoding transmembrane protein 141 isoform X1: MVKLGLRRVEESVAERHPALQQYAACQSYAFMKGIGAFLAGSGATFVALQLVRRRLPSSLQWSVLLAAAAGSLTSYVVTRAETQKCSDFWIYLEKGKSPQDLAMAERVSKPTENLCSPEDRESEALLVRRNKYGDVVE, encoded by the exons ATGGTGAAACTGGGGCTGCGGCGGGTGGAGGAGAGCGTGGCGGAGAGGCACCCC GCGCTGCAGCAGTACGCGGCCTGCCAGTCCTACGCCTTCATGAAGGGCATCGGCGCCTTCCTGGCAG GCAGCGGAGCCACCTTCGTCGCGCTGCAGCTGGTGAGGAGACGGCTGCCCTCCAGCCTGCAGTGGAGCGTGCTGCTGGCCGCCG CTGCAGGGTCCCTCACCAGCTATGTGGTAACTAGAGCTGAGACGCAGAAATGCTCCGACTTCTGGATTtacctggagaagggcaagtcCCCACAGGACCTTGCCATGGCTGAGAGGGTGTCTAAGCCCACAG aaaatcTGTGCAGCCCAGAGGACAGAGAAAGCGAGGCACTGCTGGTGCGGAGGAACAAGTACGGAGATGTGGTGGAGTAG
- the TMEM141 gene encoding transmembrane protein 141 isoform X2, translating to MVKLGLRRVEESVAERHPALQQYAACQSYAFMKGIGAFLAGSGATFVALQLVRRRLPSSLQWSVLLAAAAGSLTSYVVTRAETQKCSDFWIYLEKGKSPQDLAMAERVSKPTGTGAGLAKKSEDATSASCPASLVDS from the exons ATGGTGAAACTGGGGCTGCGGCGGGTGGAGGAGAGCGTGGCGGAGAGGCACCCC GCGCTGCAGCAGTACGCGGCCTGCCAGTCCTACGCCTTCATGAAGGGCATCGGCGCCTTCCTGGCAG GCAGCGGAGCCACCTTCGTCGCGCTGCAGCTGGTGAGGAGACGGCTGCCCTCCAGCCTGCAGTGGAGCGTGCTGCTGGCCGCCG CTGCAGGGTCCCTCACCAGCTATGTGGTAACTAGAGCTGAGACGCAGAAATGCTCCGACTTCTGGATTtacctggagaagggcaagtcCCCACAGGACCTTGCCATGGCTGAGAGGGTGTCTAAGCCCACAG GGactggagcagggctggcaaAAAAGAGTGAGGACGCAACTTCTGCCTCTTGCCCTGCCAGTCTTGTGGATTCATGA
- the PAXX gene encoding protein PAXX isoform X1 produces the protein MAAPPAPPVPGPFRALRAGPGRFLCYRRAGGSVRVTDGSDVWSGDPGASPAPCRCPPEEHGAKLREALERGAVSLSLDEGPAMLRLPEEAPCVSLHLLKLPAAEARSQLQELVFDMAGCIESLERRLEVLETTASPCSPEKNGARSQQLFLPDPSPRRNRGAGSALPAKRKIPGESLINPGFKSKKAPSGVDFEDS, from the exons ATGGCGGCTCCTCCCGCCCCGCCCGTTCCGGGGCCGTTCCGGGCGCTGCGGGCCGGGCCCGGCCGGTTCCTGTGCTACCGCCGCGCCGGGGGCTCCGTGCG cGTCACCGACGGCAGCGACGTCTGGAGCGGCGACCCCGGGGCCAGCCCGGCCCCCTGC CGGTGCCCACCAGAGGAGCACGGTGCGAAGCTGAG GGAGGCCCTGGAGCGCGGGGCTGTCTCGCTGAGCCTGGACGAGGGGCCCGCCATGCTGCGGCTGCCAGAGGAGGCCCCCTGCGTGTCCCTGCATCTTCTGAAGCTGCCTGCCGCCGAGGCGAGGAGCCAGCTCCAGGAGCTGGTGTTCGACATGGCAGGATGTATCGAGAGCCTGGAGAGACGCCTGGAAG tgctggagaCCACAGcgtctccctgcagccctgagAAGAATGGGGCCCGGAGCCAGCAGCTCTTCCTGCCAG ACCCCAGCCCCAGGAGGAACAGGGGGGCTGGCTCAGCTTTGCCAGCCAAGAGGAAGATCCCGGGGGAGTCTCTCATTAACCCTGGCTTCAAGAG CAAGAAGGCACCGTCTGGAGTAGACTTTGAGGACTCCTGA
- the PAXX gene encoding protein PAXX isoform X2 yields MAAPPAPPVPGPFRALRAGPGRFLCYRRAGGSVRVTDGSDVWSGDPGASPAPCRCPPEEHGAKLREALERGAVSLSLDEGPAMLRLPEEAPCVSLHLLKLPAAEARSQLQELVFDMAGCIESLERRLEAVLETTASPCSPEKNGARSQQLFLPDPSPRRNRGAGSALPAKRKIPGESLINPGFKSKKAPSGVDFEDS; encoded by the exons ATGGCGGCTCCTCCCGCCCCGCCCGTTCCGGGGCCGTTCCGGGCGCTGCGGGCCGGGCCCGGCCGGTTCCTGTGCTACCGCCGCGCCGGGGGCTCCGTGCG cGTCACCGACGGCAGCGACGTCTGGAGCGGCGACCCCGGGGCCAGCCCGGCCCCCTGC CGGTGCCCACCAGAGGAGCACGGTGCGAAGCTGAG GGAGGCCCTGGAGCGCGGGGCTGTCTCGCTGAGCCTGGACGAGGGGCCCGCCATGCTGCGGCTGCCAGAGGAGGCCCCCTGCGTGTCCCTGCATCTTCTGAAGCTGCCTGCCGCCGAGGCGAGGAGCCAGCTCCAGGAGCTGGTGTTCGACATGGCAGGATGTATCGAGAGCCTGGAGAGACGCCTGGAAG cagtgctggagaCCACAGcgtctccctgcagccctgagAAGAATGGGGCCCGGAGCCAGCAGCTCTTCCTGCCAG ACCCCAGCCCCAGGAGGAACAGGGGGGCTGGCTCAGCTTTGCCAGCCAAGAGGAAGATCCCGGGGGAGTCTCTCATTAACCCTGGCTTCAAGAG CAAGAAGGCACCGTCTGGAGTAGACTTTGAGGACTCCTGA
- the TIRAP gene encoding toll/interleukin-1 receptor domain-containing adapter protein isoform X1, translated as MAGWFKRFLHKSKSSSAESSLNSSRSASPSHSSSSAENCTSTSMSLVRSVHLSPTSVSDISALGSARWAKSYDVCICHSEVDLELVEELVSYLEGQPESFRCFLQLRDAAPGSAVVTALCDAVQNSHCWVMLITPDFLQDPWCKYQMHQALAEAPMANGRTIPVLKGVDRKDYPRELRNLYYIYMALKENSFRQIRDTIMRYLQELCRNSTSRTD; from the exons ATGGCTG GCTGGTTTAAGCGGTTCCTACACAAGTCCAAGTCCAGCTCAGCAGAGAGCAGCCTCAACAGCAGCCGGTCTGCTTCACCCTCACATTCCTCATCCTCTGCTGAGAACTGCACCTCCACCAGCATGAGCCTGGTGAGGTCGGTTCACCTGTCTCCCACCTCGGTGTCAGACATCAGCGCTTTGGGCAGTGCACGGTGGGCCAAGAGCTATGACGTCTGCATCTGCCACAGCGAGGTGgacctggagctggtggaggagcTGGTGTCCTACTTGGAGGGTCAACCTGAAAGCTTCCGTTGCTTTCTTCAGCTGCGGGATGCGGCGCCAGGAAGTGCAGTGGTGACGGCGCTCTGTGATGCTGTCCAAAACAGCCACTGCTGGGTGATGCTCATCACCCCTGACTTCCTCCAGGACCCGTGGTGCAAGTACCAGATGCACCAGGCATTGGCCGAAGCTCCGATGGCCAATGGGCGCACCATCCCGGTGCTGAAGGGTGTGGATCGGAAGGATTATCCCAGGGAGCTGCGAAACCTTTACTACATCTACATGGCGCTGAAGGAGAACAGCTTCAGGCAGATCAGAGACACCATCATGCGCT ACCTCCAGGAGCTGTGCCGGAACTCCACGAGCAGGACGGACTAG
- the TIRAP gene encoding toll/interleukin-1 receptor domain-containing adapter protein isoform X2, with protein sequence MAGWFKRFLHKSKSSSAESSLNSSRSASPSHSSSSAENCTSTSMSLVSEVDLELVEELVSYLEGQPESFRCFLQLRDAAPGSAVVTALCDAVQNSHCWVMLITPDFLQDPWCKYQMHQALAEAPMANGRTIPVLKGVDRKDYPRELRNLYYIYMALKENSFRQIRDTIMRYLQELCRNSTSRTD encoded by the exons ATGGCTG GCTGGTTTAAGCGGTTCCTACACAAGTCCAAGTCCAGCTCAGCAGAGAGCAGCCTCAACAGCAGCCGGTCTGCTTCACCCTCACATTCCTCATCCTCTGCTGAGAACTGCACCTCCACCAGCATGAGCCTGGTGAG CGAGGTGgacctggagctggtggaggagcTGGTGTCCTACTTGGAGGGTCAACCTGAAAGCTTCCGTTGCTTTCTTCAGCTGCGGGATGCGGCGCCAGGAAGTGCAGTGGTGACGGCGCTCTGTGATGCTGTCCAAAACAGCCACTGCTGGGTGATGCTCATCACCCCTGACTTCCTCCAGGACCCGTGGTGCAAGTACCAGATGCACCAGGCATTGGCCGAAGCTCCGATGGCCAATGGGCGCACCATCCCGGTGCTGAAGGGTGTGGATCGGAAGGATTATCCCAGGGAGCTGCGAAACCTTTACTACATCTACATGGCGCTGAAGGAGAACAGCTTCAGGCAGATCAGAGACACCATCATGCGCT ACCTCCAGGAGCTGTGCCGGAACTCCACGAGCAGGACGGACTAG
- the CLIC3 gene encoding chloride intracellular channel protein 3: MAEKPQIQLFIKASEDGESVGHCPFCQRLFMVLLLKGVPFTLTTVDTKRALDVLKDFAPGAQLPVLLYNGEPKTDTVTIEDFLEDKLGPPTFPSLVPQYRESSLAGNDIFHKFSTFIKNPVPAQDEALQRSLLRALLKLDEYLNVPLEYELAQDPQRRTSQRRFLDGDQLTLADCNLLPKLNIVQVVCQHYRRFGIPKDLRGVWRYLNSAGEAKEFKYTCPNNEEIIQAYRSVVRSPQ; this comes from the exons ATGGCTGAGAAACCCCAAATCCAGCTCTTCATCAAG GCGAGTGAGGATGGAGAGAGCGTGGGGCACTGCCCCTTCTGCCAGCGGCTCTTCATGGTGCTGCTGCTCAAAGGGGTGCCCTTCACCCTCACCACCGTGGACACGAAGAG ggcactGGATGTGCTGAAGGACTTCGCACCAGGTGCCCAGCTGCCCGTTCTACTCTACAACGGTGAACCCAAGACCGACACCGTCACCATTGAGGATTTCCTGGAGGACAAGCTGGGCCCCCCCAC GTTCCCCAGCCTGGTCCCGCAGTACAGGGAGTCAAGCCTGGCTGGGAACGACATCTTCCACAAGTTCTCCACTTTCATCAAGAACCCCGTGCCTGCCCAGGATGAGG CGCTGCAGCGGAGCCTGCTGCGGGCCCTGCTGAAGCTGGACGAGTACCTGAATGTCCCCCTGGAGTATGAGCTGGCCCAGGACCCCCAGCGCCGCACCTCCCAGCGCCGCTTCCTCGACGGGGACCAGCTCACCTTGGCTGACTGCAACTTGCTGCCCAAGCTCAACATCGTGCAG GTCGTGTGCCAGCACTACCGCCGCTTCGGGATCCCCAAGGACCTGCGGGGTGTGTGGCGTTACCTCAACAGCGCCGGCGAAGCCAAGGAGTTCAAATACACCTGCCCCAACAACGAGGAGATCATACAAGCCTATCGCTCCGTGGTGCGGTCGCCACAGTGA